Proteins from one Oryza sativa Japonica Group chromosome 12, ASM3414082v1 genomic window:
- the LOC4352795 gene encoding uncharacterized protein isoform X2 translates to MALIAGSYERFIWGFSLKTLTSSSASASSSETLALAPLFSYPAHAGPIRCAAAAARAGLAASGGSDDTVRLYDLPAAADLGPLLDPAAPVSALAIHSLGPVPRNLLAASDDGLLHLYDAGEGFPLLASLRVFPRHREPADALAVHPTGRVALAVGRSGGLAMLNLLRGRRSFSCRLEHPATAIAYAEDGAGGDRFVMAAEEKVTVHDSEDARIIHEIDCGKRVLAFAPAKGILYTGGEERGITAWDLSSGKVTSRIEDAHSTRVKGIVVFDDKNDGSELCNLIASASSDGIIRIWDARMIAKEKTTPLAEANTKARLTCLAGSSLN, encoded by the exons ATGGCTCTCATCGCCGGCTCCTACGAGCGCTTCATCTGGGGCTTCTCCCTCAAAACCCtaacctcctcctccgcctccgcgtcgtcgtcggaaACCCTAGCCCTCGCGCCGCTCTTCTCCTACCCGGCCCACGCGGGGCCCatccgctgcgccgccgcggcggcgcgcgcggggctCGCGGCGTCGGGCGGCTCCGACGACACCGTCCGCCTCTAcgacctccccgccgccgccgacctcggccCGCTCCTCGACCCCGCCGCGCCGGTCTCCGCCCTCGCCATCCACTCCCTCGGCCCCGTCCCGCgcaacctcctcgccgcctccgacgacggcctcctccacctctacgacgccggcgaggggTTCCCGCTCCTCGCCTCGCTCCGCGTCTTCCCGCGCCACCGCGAGCCCGCCGACGCCCTCGCCGTGCACCCCACGGGGCGTGtcgcgctcgccgtcggccgctcGGGGGGCCTCGCCATGCTCAAcctcctccgcggccgccgcagcTTCTCCTGCCGCCTCGAGCACCCGGCCACGGCGATCGCCTACGCCGAGGATGGCGCCGGTGGGGACCGCTTCGTGATGGCCGCCGAGGAGAAGGTGACCGTGCACGACTCCGAGGATGCTAGGATCATCCATGAGATCGACTGCGGCAAAAGGGTGCTCGCCTTTGCGCCTGCAAAG GGAATACTTTACACTGGAGGAGAGGAACGCGGTATTACTGCTTGGGATCTTTCCAGTGGCAAGGTTACATCACGCATTGAGGATGCTCATTCAACTCGTGTGAAAGGGATTGTTGTCTTCGACGACAAGAACGATGGATCTGAACTGTGCAACCTAATTGCTTCGGCCTCATCAGATGGTATAATAAGGATCTGGGATGCTCGGATGATTGCAAAAGAGAAGACTACTCCATTAGCAGAGGCTAACACAAAAGCAAGGCTGACTTGTCTTGCGGGATCATCATTGAATT GA
- the LOC4352795 gene encoding uncharacterized protein isoform X1, with product MALIAGSYERFIWGFSLKTLTSSSASASSSETLALAPLFSYPAHAGPIRCAAAAARAGLAASGGSDDTVRLYDLPAAADLGPLLDPAAPVSALAIHSLGPVPRNLLAASDDGLLHLYDAGEGFPLLASLRVFPRHREPADALAVHPTGRVALAVGRSGGLAMLNLLRGRRSFSCRLEHPATAIAYAEDGAGGDRFVMAAEEKVTVHDSEDARIIHEIDCGKRVLAFAPAKKGILYTGGEERGITAWDLSSGKVTSRIEDAHSTRVKGIVVFDDKNDGSELCNLIASASSDGIIRIWDARMIAKEKTTPLAEANTKARLTCLAGSSLN from the exons ATGGCTCTCATCGCCGGCTCCTACGAGCGCTTCATCTGGGGCTTCTCCCTCAAAACCCtaacctcctcctccgcctccgcgtcgtcgtcggaaACCCTAGCCCTCGCGCCGCTCTTCTCCTACCCGGCCCACGCGGGGCCCatccgctgcgccgccgcggcggcgcgcgcggggctCGCGGCGTCGGGCGGCTCCGACGACACCGTCCGCCTCTAcgacctccccgccgccgccgacctcggccCGCTCCTCGACCCCGCCGCGCCGGTCTCCGCCCTCGCCATCCACTCCCTCGGCCCCGTCCCGCgcaacctcctcgccgcctccgacgacggcctcctccacctctacgacgccggcgaggggTTCCCGCTCCTCGCCTCGCTCCGCGTCTTCCCGCGCCACCGCGAGCCCGCCGACGCCCTCGCCGTGCACCCCACGGGGCGTGtcgcgctcgccgtcggccgctcGGGGGGCCTCGCCATGCTCAAcctcctccgcggccgccgcagcTTCTCCTGCCGCCTCGAGCACCCGGCCACGGCGATCGCCTACGCCGAGGATGGCGCCGGTGGGGACCGCTTCGTGATGGCCGCCGAGGAGAAGGTGACCGTGCACGACTCCGAGGATGCTAGGATCATCCATGAGATCGACTGCGGCAAAAGGGTGCTCGCCTTTGCGCCTGCAAAG AAGGGAATACTTTACACTGGAGGAGAGGAACGCGGTATTACTGCTTGGGATCTTTCCAGTGGCAAGGTTACATCACGCATTGAGGATGCTCATTCAACTCGTGTGAAAGGGATTGTTGTCTTCGACGACAAGAACGATGGATCTGAACTGTGCAACCTAATTGCTTCGGCCTCATCAGATGGTATAATAAGGATCTGGGATGCTCGGATGATTGCAAAAGAGAAGACTACTCCATTAGCAGAGGCTAACACAAAAGCAAGGCTGACTTGTCTTGCGGGATCATCATTGAATT GA